A single window of Dermochelys coriacea isolate rDerCor1 chromosome 14, rDerCor1.pri.v4, whole genome shotgun sequence DNA harbors:
- the LOC119842579 gene encoding zinc finger protein 620-like, whose translation MVAVEPVQGPVTFKEVAVFFTQGQGALLDPAQRALYRDVMQKNYENVTFLVFPTDLKASLENVPPAENVATVLEHKPAFSKANLLQALVSSMVKSRQAAKRTAGQITKAVDFHFCSDERIKQHTVSQPGNEYKKLDFVAALRKYPATLNSRKRLAQAEKHK comes from the exons ATGGTTGCCGTGGAGCCGGTTCAG GGGCCAGTGACCTTCAAGGAGGTGGCTGTGTTTTtcacccaggggcagggggctctgctggaccccgctcagagagccctctacagagaCGTCATGCAGAAGAACTATGAGAACGTGACCTTTCTGG TGTTTCCCACAGATCTGAAAGCCAGTCTGGAGAATGTTCCTCCTGCAGAGAATGTGGCAACTGTCTTGGAGCACAAGCCTGCCTTTTCAAAGGCTAATCTTCTGCAAGCTCTTGTTTCATCAATGGTGAAATCCA GACAAGCTGCAAAGAGAACTGCTGGTCAGATAACAAAGGCAGTTGACTTCCATTTCTGCTCAGATGAGAGGATTAAACAGCACACAGTAAGCCAACCTGGGAATGAATACAAGAAACTGGATTTCGTAGCAGCACTGAGAAAGTACCCTGCAACTCTG